A part of Tardiphaga sp. vice304 genomic DNA contains:
- a CDS encoding 3TM-type holin, with protein MEWGDLARQVIGLGAPVLGTALGGPLGGVAGEILAKAIGSAVATPAAVQAQLPAVDPARLAEAEAQWAQMIQAEAETQRVAISETQQTMRAEIASDDPVQKWWRPAYAFELTLECAALWAVLMHEFWTGDIQTINALVNATALLVTYWGFRFGVLGVYISGRTREKVSALTGQDAPGMIERVVKAVVKKK; from the coding sequence ATGGAATGGGGTGATCTGGCCAGACAGGTGATCGGATTGGGCGCGCCGGTACTCGGCACCGCGCTCGGCGGGCCACTCGGCGGCGTGGCCGGCGAGATTCTCGCCAAGGCGATCGGCTCGGCGGTGGCGACGCCGGCGGCGGTGCAGGCGCAGCTGCCGGCGGTAGACCCGGCCCGGCTGGCCGAGGCGGAGGCGCAGTGGGCGCAGATGATCCAGGCCGAGGCGGAGACGCAGCGCGTCGCGATCTCCGAGACGCAACAGACCATGCGCGCCGAGATCGCCAGCGACGATCCGGTGCAGAAATGGTGGCGCCCGGCCTATGCGTTCGAGCTGACGCTCGAATGCGCCGCCCTCTGGGCCGTGCTGATGCACGAGTTCTGGACCGGAGACATCCAGACCATCAACGCTTTGGTCAACGCCACCGCGCTGCTGGTGACCTATTGGGGGTTCCGGTTCGGCGTGCTAGGCGTCTATATCAGCGGCCGAACCCGCGAAAAGGTCAGCGCCCTGACCGGCCAGGACGCCCCCGGCATGATCGAGCGGGTGGTCAAGGCGGTGGTGAAGAAAAAGTAA